In one Terriglobales bacterium genomic region, the following are encoded:
- the egtD gene encoding L-histidine N(alpha)-methyltransferase, with translation MRATKTEVQRSQSIADEVRAGLSARPKTLSPKLFYDAAGSELFEQITALPEYYLTRTETSILRQQARSMVLAAGLPPSVIELGAGTATKSRLILEALQALRGEAHFFPVDVSEAALAEAEQNLRSLRRVKVQPLIADYADGMEFISEVPGPRLILYLGSSIGNFEPMHASRLLARLRTRLTAADTLLLGTDLVKCESILLPAYDDAAGVTARFNRNLLVRINRELGADFDAESFTHVARWNSLASRIEIYLQSTRAQQVTIPALRMRISFDPGETIHTENSYKFTESMVDSILENGGFARESTWHDARRWFALQLARARRI, from the coding sequence TTGCGAGCGACCAAGACTGAAGTCCAGCGTTCCCAATCGATTGCCGACGAGGTCCGCGCCGGGCTCAGTGCCCGGCCGAAGACGCTTTCGCCCAAGCTGTTTTACGACGCTGCCGGCTCTGAGCTGTTCGAACAGATCACTGCCCTTCCCGAGTACTACCTCACTCGGACCGAAACTTCCATCCTGCGGCAGCAGGCGCGATCGATGGTCCTGGCAGCGGGTCTTCCGCCCAGCGTCATTGAACTGGGCGCCGGCACCGCAACCAAGTCGCGATTGATCCTGGAGGCGCTCCAGGCCTTGCGCGGGGAGGCGCATTTTTTCCCAGTGGACGTTTCGGAAGCGGCGTTGGCGGAGGCGGAACAGAACTTGCGATCGCTGCGGCGCGTCAAAGTCCAGCCGCTCATCGCCGATTATGCCGATGGCATGGAGTTCATTTCCGAGGTTCCAGGGCCGCGGCTTATTCTTTATTTAGGATCGAGCATCGGAAACTTCGAACCGATGCACGCTTCGCGGCTGCTGGCCCGTCTGCGGACGCGGTTGACGGCCGCGGACACGCTGCTGCTCGGCACCGACCTGGTCAAATGCGAATCGATCCTGTTGCCCGCCTACGACGACGCTGCCGGCGTCACCGCCAGGTTCAACCGCAATTTGCTGGTGCGAATTAACCGCGAGTTGGGCGCTGACTTCGATGCCGAATCGTTTACCCACGTGGCGCGCTGGAATTCGCTGGCCTCGCGCATCGAAATCTATCTCCAAAGCACCCGCGCCCAACAGGTCACAATTCCGGCGTTGCGCATGCGAATTTCTTTCGACCCGGGCGAAACCATCCACACTGAAAACAGCTATAAGTTCACCGAGAGCATGGTGGATTCCATCCTCGAAAACGGCGGCTTCGCTCGCGAATCGACCTGGCATGACGCGCGCCGCTGGTTTGCCCTGCAACTGGCGCGCGCCCGGAGAATCTGA
- the egtB gene encoding ergothioneine biosynthesis protein EgtB, whose product MATRGIEAGKSAPALAHKYSEVRATTLRLTAPLSAEDQMLQSMPDASPVKWHLAHTTWFFETFLLTPHAGNYQPCDPRFRQLFNSYYKRVGEHPLRGARGLMSRPSLDEVHAYRHSVDAAMLELIDEADDDVLALIELGLNHEQQHQELIVTDVKHALWCSPLRPSYLSRPIIPPGAAGELHWRSFEGGVHEIGHTGSGFAFDNEGPRHQVLLRPFRLASRAVTSGEWLQFMADDGYRRPEFWLSDGWDTVCAQQWDAPLYWERHEGSWWQYTMSGPRAVDASEPVCHVSYYEADAFARWAGARLPSEAEWEIAAARSPSWGAMLEDETFHPQAADDGNALNDERAPALRQIFGDIWEWTATPYVAYPGFRPAAGALGEYNGKFMCNQFVLRGGSCATPASHIRVTYRNFFPPQARWQFSGVRLASDQD is encoded by the coding sequence ATGGCAACGCGCGGAATCGAGGCCGGGAAGAGCGCGCCAGCACTGGCGCACAAATACTCCGAAGTGCGCGCCACCACGCTGCGGCTGACGGCGCCGCTTTCCGCCGAAGACCAGATGTTGCAATCCATGCCGGATGCCAGCCCGGTAAAGTGGCATTTGGCGCATACCACGTGGTTCTTCGAAACTTTTCTCCTGACACCGCACGCCGGCAATTACCAGCCTTGCGACCCCCGCTTCCGGCAGCTCTTCAATTCTTACTACAAGCGCGTGGGCGAGCATCCCCTCCGCGGCGCGCGTGGGCTGATGTCGCGCCCGTCCCTGGATGAGGTGCATGCCTATCGGCACAGCGTCGATGCCGCCATGCTCGAACTGATCGACGAAGCCGACGACGATGTTCTTGCCCTCATCGAACTCGGCCTGAACCATGAGCAGCAGCACCAGGAGTTAATTGTTACCGACGTCAAACACGCTTTGTGGTGCAGCCCGCTCCGGCCAAGCTACCTTTCCCGGCCGATCATCCCGCCCGGTGCCGCGGGGGAACTGCATTGGCGAAGCTTCGAGGGCGGCGTTCACGAAATCGGTCATACCGGAAGCGGCTTCGCGTTCGACAACGAAGGCCCCCGGCACCAGGTGCTGCTGCGGCCCTTCCGGCTAGCTTCCCGAGCCGTTACGAGCGGCGAGTGGCTGCAGTTCATGGCCGACGACGGCTATCGGCGTCCCGAGTTTTGGCTCTCCGACGGCTGGGACACGGTGTGCGCGCAGCAATGGGACGCGCCGCTCTACTGGGAACGCCACGAGGGTTCGTGGTGGCAGTACACGATGAGTGGGCCACGGGCCGTTGACGCCAGCGAACCCGTATGTCACGTGAGCTATTACGAAGCCGACGCCTTTGCGCGCTGGGCGGGGGCGCGCCTGCCGTCGGAGGCAGAGTGGGAGATCGCCGCGGCGCGCAGCCCGAGTTGGGGCGCCATGCTGGAAGATGAAACCTTCCATCCTCAGGCCGCAGACGACGGGAACGCCCTCAACGACGAACGGGCTCCGGCATTGCGGCAGATCTTCGGCGACATCTGGGAGTGGACCGCCACCCCTTACGTCGCGTATCCGGGTTTTCGTCCGGCGGCGGGCGCGCTCGGTGAATACAACGGAAAGTTCATGTGCAACCAGTTCGTCCTGCGCGGTGGCTCGTGTGCGACCCCCGCCAGTCATATCCGCGTGACCTATCGGAATTTCTTTCCGCCGCAGGCGCGGTGGCAATTTTCAGGAGTACGGCTTGCGAGCGACCAAGACTGA